The DNA sequence CAACAGTATCCCGCCAATGGCTACTTTCTTGACATTGCTTTGGTATCCCCCGATGGCACCAAGAAGTTGAATGTCGAAGTCGACAGACGTGCGACGCATTGTGACTCATTTGGACGACGCAAAATGCGCGATGTGCTCCGGGATACCCGATTACGAGCATCGGGTTGGGCAATACAACGTTTTTGGGCAACTGATCTGCGAGCAGATATGGATGCGTGCACTGTTAAAGTCGAGCAAGCATGGAACAAACTAACCGATGAGATGACCGCATTATGACATACCAAACCAAGAAATCAACCAGTACGACATCTCTTACAGGCGTATTGCTGCTAGTTGCAACCCTCGTGTTCGCTATCTTAGGTTGGGCTTTGTACAAAGGACTTGGCCCGCAAATTAAAGCAAATGTAGCTACACAAAGGGTTCAAGCACTGGAAGCAGATGAGACCGCACTTAAATCGCGAATTCTCAAATTAAACGGCGACACCGCAACTGCGCAAATCGAAACAGATCAAAAAAAGAAAGCGTTGCTGGAACAAGAAACCCTGCTGGCTCGCTCCCAGAGTGAGCAAAAACGCGTTGACGAACTCTGTCGTATCGCCGTTGCCAACCGGATAACGGAAGAAAATAAGCGCATAGATACAAGCGCAACGAATTTGGTCCTTCGGTTGGCAATCAGTCAGCTCGAACAAGAGGTTAAGGCGCTTAGCGCGATTAATTCCAAACTGCAACTGGGTCAAGCCACGGCAGAACAGGCGCTTGCAAATGCGCAAAAGGCTGCCAGTGAGGCACGAGGTAACGCGGCCAAAGAACAGGAAACGCTTAAATCCATCGGCCTCCAAGCAAATTCGATTCGGGAAGACCTCGTGTCCTTCACCGGCCAGCGCGATGCCGCCAAACGGGCGCATGAATTGACCCTTGCAGAATTGCGTGCAGCCCAAAATCAACTGGTGCAATGTCAGGCGGATATTAAACCCCTGCAAGATGCCGAAAAGCAAACCCGCCAAGATCTCGCTGCCGCAGACGCCCAATTAAAACTGGCGGCCGAAAAACTTCTTGCAGCAAAAGAAGCCGAAGCCCAGTCAAGAATAGGCGAGGCTTCATCGCGACAACGTCTTGAGGATCTACGAAGGGAAGAAGCCTCACAACGCAGGGTTGTCGAGGCGTTAAAGGTAGATATAACTGCCTTACAAACCACCATCCGTGCGGCCGTCAAACCCGACGCATCGAAGTAACAGTGCCGACGATGCAGGAATGGTCTCAATTCTGTCTATTGCATAAGGAGTCATCATGGATCAGATAGCTATTTACATTATCGCCGCCGTTGTTGCATTCGCGGCCATCCTTTTCGCTTTCGCCATTGCGTGGATCGCATCGCGGAAACGAGATGAATTGATAAGCGAAATGACCCTATTGCAGGCTAAGATTGATGACACTGAAGACGCAAAAGTATTACGCGCGCGACTGGAGTTTTACAAGGCCGACCTTTCCGCAAAAGAGGAGATCATTCGCCAGGGTGAATCGGCTAAACATTTTCTGAATGAGCGTCCAACATTAGACGCTGAACGGAAAGCACTGGAGGAAGCACTTGCATCACGAACCACTGCACTCAGCACGCAAATAGCAACGATTCAGAACCTAACAGAACGCGCCGACAAACTTGTGCATGAAATCGCTTCCATGGAGGGCGAGCGCGATCTCTTGGAAAAGGAAATTGCTCGGCTCAAAGAAGAAAAAAAAGAAAAGGAAATGCAGGCCACAAAACTACAGGCCGACGTAGAGGCAGCAAAAGGTGTTCTAAAAACTATCAATAAAGATATTGCGACAGCAGAATCGAAGAAAGACGACCTGACGCCGAAAATCGCAAAACTTGAAAAGCAGAATCAAGACTTAGAAAGTGCTGCAAAACAAATCAAAGATGAAATCGCCAAACTGCAAACACGAATTGACACGCTACAACCCAAGGTGAAGGAGTTTGAGGCGATTGGAAAGGCGCTGGAGGGCGCGAAGGCGATCCAAAAGGAGATTGCTAAAACCAACGAAATATTGTTGAAAGATCTGGCGACCATCGCAGAATCGCGAAAGACCGGTAACATTGTACTTCGACAGGCCGCATTCGAAGGACTGATTCACGAACCCCCGTTCTCGCAACCTAAAGCAAACAAGCAGTTCGATACGGAGGCTACCGCACTTGCCCAGTTGAATGAATATGTGCATAGGCAGAAGTTTGATTTGCCTACTCGTCTTCTGTATGCCTTCCACACCTCATTGAAAACATCAGATATTTCAAGTCTGACAGTCATGGCCGGCGTGAGCGGCACGGGTAAAAGCGCTTTACCCAATTTGTATGCCAAGGCTATGGGTATCCACATCGTCTCGCTTGCGGTTGAACCGCGATGGGACAGCCCGAAGGATCTGCTAGGGTTCTTTAACTATGTCACCAACCGCTATGAAACGACCCAGTTGGCTAAAGCCTTGTTCCAGTTCCAAGGGTACCACAACGGGGACACGCTTAAACCTGATCCAGATCTCAGAGATTACATGTTTATGGCTATGCTGGACGAGATGAACCTCGCACGAATAGAGTACTATTTCAGTGAATTCCTAAGTAAGCTTGAGGATCGCAGACGCGGCAAGATGGACACTCTTGCGCACCGTCGAAAAATCGGTTTAGAAGTTTTTCCCGGTGCTAAGGGATTCGATCCCGAAAGTAAAAAACCGTTCATCGAACAGCCAATTCA is a window from the bacterium genome containing:
- a CDS encoding DUF559 domain-containing protein encodes the protein QQYPANGYFLDIALVSPDGTKKLNVEVDRRATHCDSFGRRKMRDVLRDTRLRASGWAIQRFWATDLRADMDACTVKVEQAWNKLTDEMTAL
- a CDS encoding 4Fe-4S dicluster domain-containing protein, whose product is MDQIAIYIIAAVVAFAAILFAFAIAWIASRKRDELISEMTLLQAKIDDTEDAKVLRARLEFYKADLSAKEEIIRQGESAKHFLNERPTLDAERKALEEALASRTTALSTQIATIQNLTERADKLVHEIASMEGERDLLEKEIARLKEEKKEKEMQATKLQADVEAAKGVLKTINKDIATAESKKDDLTPKIAKLEKQNQDLESAAKQIKDEIAKLQTRIDTLQPKVKEFEAIGKALEGAKAIQKEIAKTNEILLKDLATIAESRKTGNIVLRQAAFEGLIHEPPFSQPKANKQFDTEATALAQLNEYVHRQKFDLPTRLLYAFHTSLKTSDISSLTVMAGVSGTGKSALPNLYAKAMGIHIVSLAVEPRWDSPKDLLGFFNYVTNRYETTQLAKALFQFQGYHNGDTLKPDPDLRDYMFMAMLDEMNLARIEYYFSEFLSKLEDRRRGKMDTLAHRRKIGLEVFPGAKGFDPESKKPFIEQPIQLFANYNTLFVGTMNEDETTQSLSDKVIDRANVLYFGRPAELQPRTEVAENVGSEMLRHEVWEQWYKEVKNGDTDDNHKFHRPKALLWELNDVLTRLGRPFAHRTYQAMLSYLANYPYGAAPFIDEAELQGFFTRPLADQIGMRIMPKLRGLDLAQHKETLDDVSKILRQVGDNTLIDAFDKATNRQKNRSGFFQWQGVNWETFASPESRYCPAGVYEAVGVEEGKPRLVINAQNCVHCKTCDIKDPTQNID